The following are encoded in a window of Candidatus Rokuibacteriota bacterium genomic DNA:
- a CDS encoding iron-containing alcohol dehydrogenase, with protein sequence MAREFAHLPVDRVIYGAGSLASLPQQLDRLGISRAFVVTGQTIATKTGLLDRLKGLLGVRLVGVYPRAGEHVPRSRVVEAARAAAEARADCLISLGGGSPVDTTKGVAFALAEGITAAEEFNAYSTRFPPPEGPKRPFSTAPPPPHIAITTTLSAGEHTPNAGSTDEVKHRKDGIAHPLLAPKVVILDPELTVDTPAWLWASTGMRAFDHAVERFYSPGHQPLSDPLCLEAIRLLTRFLPVSTRDPHDLDARLRCQLAAWLSIYGAFNAPVGLSHAIGHQLGGRCGVPHGITSCITLARVMAYNAPAVPERMAAIADAMGATEGPAAVDDFVKGLELPTRLSETGKVKEEDLAPLAHETFAELRPGHNPRPVRSAEEILEILRSAW encoded by the coding sequence ATGGCTCGTGAGTTCGCCCACCTGCCCGTTGACCGTGTGATTTACGGCGCCGGCTCGCTGGCGAGCCTGCCCCAGCAGCTCGATCGGCTCGGCATCAGCCGCGCCTTCGTCGTCACCGGGCAGACGATCGCGACCAAGACGGGGCTGCTCGACCGGCTGAAGGGGCTCCTCGGCGTGCGGCTGGTCGGCGTGTACCCCCGAGCCGGTGAGCACGTGCCGCGGAGCCGGGTCGTGGAGGCGGCCCGCGCCGCGGCGGAGGCGAGGGCCGATTGCCTGATCAGCCTCGGCGGGGGAAGCCCGGTGGACACGACGAAGGGGGTGGCGTTCGCCCTCGCCGAGGGGATCACGGCCGCAGAGGAGTTCAACGCCTACAGTACGCGCTTCCCCCCGCCGGAAGGCCCGAAGCGGCCGTTCTCCACGGCGCCTCCACCCCCCCACATCGCAATCACCACCACGCTGTCGGCCGGCGAGCACACCCCCAACGCGGGCAGCACCGACGAGGTCAAGCACAGGAAGGACGGCATCGCCCACCCGCTCCTGGCGCCGAAAGTGGTGATCCTGGACCCCGAGCTGACCGTTGACACGCCAGCCTGGCTCTGGGCGTCCACCGGAATGCGCGCGTTCGATCACGCGGTGGAACGGTTCTACTCGCCAGGTCACCAGCCGCTCAGCGACCCGCTCTGCCTGGAGGCGATCCGCCTCCTGACCCGGTTCCTGCCGGTGTCTACGCGCGACCCCCACGACCTGGACGCGCGCCTCCGGTGCCAGCTCGCCGCCTGGCTCTCGATCTACGGCGCCTTCAACGCCCCGGTCGGGCTCTCCCACGCCATCGGCCACCAGCTCGGCGGACGCTGCGGGGTCCCGCACGGGATCACCTCCTGCATCACGCTCGCCCGCGTGATGGCGTACAATGCCCCCGCGGTGCCGGAGCGGATGGCGGCGATCGCCGACGCGATGGGCGCGACGGAGGGGCCCGCGGCGGTGGACGACTTCGTCAAGGGCCTCGAGCTCCCGACACGGCTGAGCGAGACGGGAAAGGTGAAGGAGGAGGACCTGGCCCCGCTCGCCCACGAGACGTTCGCCGAGCTTCGGCCCGGTCACAACCCGCGCCCTGTCAGGAGCGCGGAGGAGATTCTCGAGATCCTCCGGTCAGCCTGGTAA
- a CDS encoding MFS transporter: MGVASTRLATGQFALLWSAAFAFFLSFYLLLPTLPLYARALGIAESQIGLIIGCFALSSMVGKPWAGWAADRYGRRPLLVAGALIFLGSSLLYGWSRTAAALLLVRIFHGMGMGLYPTAATAMVADMAPPERRGEAMGFYGAASNVALAAGPFLGAWMAESTGFRALFGVSALVAALAVGLTLSLNETALEKRRVAFSLTGVLSRPALLPSGVLLCLMATYGVQVAFLPLYVQSRHAGNPGVFFLAFALVAAAVRGYAGLLSDWLGRAPVAAGGMLVTGLAMATLAVGGELPALVLAGALYGVGLGAAQPALMAWTVDRVPPAERGKAMGVFFTALELGIGIGAIGFGGVLSAAGFPVMFLLAGALALAGGGLALASVRR, translated from the coding sequence GTGGGTGTCGCCTCCACCCGGCTGGCCACGGGCCAGTTCGCGCTCCTCTGGTCCGCGGCCTTCGCCTTCTTCCTCTCCTTCTACCTGTTGCTCCCGACCCTCCCGCTCTACGCGCGGGCGCTCGGCATCGCCGAGTCGCAGATCGGCCTCATCATCGGCTGCTTCGCCCTGTCGTCCATGGTGGGCAAGCCGTGGGCCGGCTGGGCCGCGGACCGCTACGGGCGCCGGCCGCTCCTCGTCGCGGGCGCGCTGATCTTCCTCGGCTCCTCCCTCCTGTACGGGTGGAGCCGGACGGCGGCGGCCCTTCTCCTGGTCCGGATCTTCCACGGGATGGGGATGGGGCTCTACCCGACGGCCGCAACCGCCATGGTCGCGGACATGGCCCCGCCGGAACGTCGCGGCGAGGCCATGGGCTTCTACGGCGCCGCGAGCAATGTGGCGCTGGCCGCGGGCCCGTTCCTGGGGGCGTGGATGGCCGAGAGCACGGGGTTCCGCGCGCTGTTCGGGGTCTCGGCACTCGTCGCGGCGCTGGCCGTGGGACTGACGCTCTCGCTCAACGAAACGGCCCTTGAGAAGCGCCGCGTCGCCTTCAGCCTCACGGGAGTCCTGAGTCGCCCGGCGCTCCTGCCGTCCGGGGTTCTCCTCTGTCTCATGGCGACCTACGGGGTCCAGGTCGCCTTCCTGCCGCTCTATGTCCAGTCACGCCACGCCGGAAACCCTGGTGTCTTCTTCCTCGCCTTCGCCCTGGTCGCCGCTGCCGTCCGTGGCTACGCCGGCCTTCTTTCGGACTGGCTGGGACGCGCGCCGGTGGCGGCGGGCGGCATGCTCGTGACCGGCCTCGCGATGGCGACACTCGCGGTGGGCGGCGAGCTCCCCGCGCTCGTGCTTGCGGGCGCGCTCTACGGGGTCGGCCTCGGCGCAGCGCAGCCCGCGCTCATGGCCTGGACCGTGGACCGGGTCCCCCCCGCCGAGCGCGGCAAGGCGATGGGGGTATTCTTCACGGCGCTCGAGCTCGGGATCGGCATCGGCGCCATCGGCTTCGGGGGCGTCCTGAGCGCCGCGGGGTTCCCCGTCATGTTCCTCCTGGCCGGCGCGCTCGCCCTGGCCGGTGGCGGTCTCGCGCTCGCCAGCGTCCGACGCTAA
- a CDS encoding NADPH:quinone oxidoreductase family protein codes for MKAVRFHRYGGPEVLRWEEAPDPEVRAQDVLIKVEAAGVNFSDLMRLAGQYTTKDPLPAGLGVEAAGTVVRVGEQVSGIAPGARVLCRGARGCQAEYVAVPAALVNPIPASCTFVEAAAIPVVFLTAYHMLKTLGPVRAGESVLIQAAASGVGTAAVQLARLFGARVFATASSDEKLSLVKRLGADEVINYTRQDFLAEVMARTANRGVDRILECVGGDVLTKSVKALAPGGKLFVYGRASGTLPPLSPEEFFPKNLQVIGVHIGMPPWTPEQHKAALDELLALVEAGKIRPVVDRTFRMSEVAQAHDYLAQRRTMGKVLLVP; via the coding sequence ATGAAGGCCGTCCGCTTTCACCGCTACGGCGGACCCGAGGTCCTGAGGTGGGAGGAGGCCCCGGACCCCGAGGTCCGTGCCCAGGACGTGCTCATCAAGGTCGAGGCGGCGGGGGTGAACTTCTCGGACCTGATGCGCCTCGCCGGCCAGTACACGACCAAGGATCCGCTGCCCGCGGGGCTCGGCGTCGAGGCAGCGGGGACCGTGGTCCGGGTCGGGGAGCAGGTCAGCGGCATCGCACCGGGAGCGCGTGTCCTCTGCCGGGGGGCGCGCGGCTGCCAGGCGGAGTACGTCGCGGTGCCCGCCGCCCTGGTCAACCCGATCCCGGCCAGCTGCACTTTCGTCGAGGCGGCGGCGATCCCGGTCGTGTTCCTGACCGCCTACCACATGCTGAAGACCCTCGGGCCGGTGCGGGCCGGCGAGAGCGTCCTCATCCAGGCGGCCGCATCGGGAGTGGGGACCGCGGCCGTGCAGCTCGCCAGGCTCTTCGGCGCCCGCGTCTTCGCCACCGCCTCGAGCGACGAGAAGCTGAGCCTGGTCAAGAGGCTCGGAGCCGACGAGGTGATCAACTACACCCGCCAGGACTTCCTCGCCGAGGTGATGGCCCGGACGGCCAACCGCGGGGTGGACCGGATCCTCGAGTGCGTGGGCGGCGACGTCCTCACGAAGAGCGTCAAGGCCCTCGCGCCGGGCGGCAAGCTCTTCGTCTACGGGCGCGCCAGCGGGACCCTTCCGCCGCTCTCGCCCGAGGAGTTCTTCCCGAAGAACCTCCAGGTCATCGGCGTCCACATCGGGATGCCGCCGTGGACTCCCGAGCAGCACAAGGCGGCGCTCGACGAGCTGCTCGCGCTCGTGGAAGCCGGCAAGATCCGGCCGGTCGTGGACCGGACTTTCAGGATGTCGGAGGTGGCGCAGGCCCACGACTACCTGGCCCAGCGCCGGACGATGGGGAAAGTGCTGCTGGTGCCCTGA
- a CDS encoding metal ABC transporter permease yields MSVALEVLWLPFLACLVLTGIHVYLGLHVLARGVIFVDLALAQVAALGITVAFLAGHPIQSEAAYWYALAFTVGGAVLFSASRTRRAPIPQEAIIGIVYAVSAAAAVLVVDRAPQGSEHIKQLLVGSILTVTPAEVGTLALLYAVIGGLHWVTRRPLLEISFQPAAAAGRGRWIRWWDFFFYASFGLVVTSSVRIAGVLLVFSYLIVPAAAGALLSGSVTGRLLVGWTLGFLVSVLGLVASYAWDLPTGATVVTTFGAFLAAVAVGIGARALAREVRARGLSALAGLGVAVFVLLGAAGFLLVLFPQMDHHWLNWLEDAAPRVQLAFLRPMERQTFWDSREAIRRGMAELQRLRAMQQEVQWGTRQMPEEMQERLRQFLASRGEIAAGDRMVLRTLRAKARERQRYWLGLPLLAAGVLGAIALARRWRRARRQD; encoded by the coding sequence ATGAGCGTGGCGCTGGAGGTCCTGTGGCTCCCGTTCCTCGCCTGCCTCGTCCTCACCGGGATCCACGTCTACCTCGGCCTCCACGTCCTGGCCCGCGGCGTCATCTTCGTCGACCTTGCGCTCGCCCAAGTCGCCGCCCTCGGGATCACGGTCGCGTTCCTGGCCGGGCATCCGATCCAGAGCGAGGCGGCCTACTGGTACGCGCTCGCGTTCACCGTCGGCGGGGCCGTGCTCTTCTCCGCGAGCCGGACCCGCCGCGCGCCCATCCCCCAGGAAGCGATCATCGGGATCGTCTATGCGGTGTCGGCGGCAGCGGCGGTCCTCGTCGTCGATCGGGCACCACAGGGGAGCGAGCACATCAAGCAGCTCCTGGTCGGCAGCATCCTCACCGTCACCCCGGCCGAGGTCGGCACACTCGCGCTTCTCTACGCCGTGATCGGCGGGCTGCACTGGGTGACCCGCCGGCCGCTGCTCGAGATTTCCTTTCAGCCTGCCGCGGCGGCCGGGCGCGGGCGGTGGATCCGGTGGTGGGATTTCTTCTTCTACGCCTCGTTCGGGCTGGTGGTGACCAGCTCGGTCAGGATCGCGGGCGTCCTCCTCGTGTTCTCGTATCTCATCGTCCCCGCCGCCGCCGGCGCGCTCCTCAGCGGGTCCGTGACTGGCCGGCTGCTGGTCGGCTGGACCCTCGGGTTCCTCGTGAGCGTGCTGGGCCTCGTCGCCTCCTACGCGTGGGACCTTCCGACGGGCGCCACCGTCGTGACGACTTTCGGTGCCTTCCTGGCGGCGGTGGCCGTCGGGATCGGGGCGCGGGCGCTCGCGCGGGAGGTCAGGGCCCGGGGCCTGAGCGCTCTGGCCGGGCTGGGCGTCGCCGTGTTCGTCCTGCTCGGGGCGGCGGGTTTCCTGCTCGTCCTGTTCCCCCAGATGGACCACCACTGGCTCAACTGGCTCGAGGACGCGGCGCCGAGGGTCCAGCTTGCCTTCCTCCGGCCGATGGAGCGCCAGACCTTCTGGGACAGCCGCGAGGCGATCCGGCGGGGGATGGCTGAGCTCCAGCGTCTCCGGGCGATGCAGCAGGAGGTCCAGTGGGGAACCCGGCAGATGCCGGAGGAGATGCAGGAGCGCCTCAGGCAGTTCCTCGCGAGCCGGGGCGAGATCGCAGCGGGAGACCGGATGGTGCTGAGAACGCTCAGAGCCAAGGCCCGGGAGCGCCAGCGCTACTGGCTGGGGCTCCCGCTCCTCGCGGCCGGAGTCCTCGGCGCTATCGCCCTGGCCCGCCGCTGGCGGCGAGCGCGCCGACAGGACTGA
- a CDS encoding ATP-dependent Clp protease adaptor ClpS, which produces MGLTRPVPDVLDDVESAVGPPWMTVLHNCDCHTFEDVVRQLMKAIACSEADGWEIAWRVHNTGKAVVKVGSEAECVRVGNILAEIGLVVTVIQS; this is translated from the coding sequence ATGGGGTTGACGAGGCCGGTTCCGGACGTCCTCGACGACGTCGAGTCCGCCGTCGGCCCGCCCTGGATGACGGTCCTGCACAACTGCGACTGCCACACGTTCGAGGACGTCGTCCGCCAACTCATGAAGGCGATCGCCTGCTCGGAGGCCGACGGCTGGGAGATCGCCTGGCGCGTCCACAACACCGGCAAGGCCGTGGTGAAGGTCGGGAGCGAGGCGGAGTGCGTGCGCGTCGGCAACATCCTGGCCGAGATCGGCCTGGTCGTCACCGTCATCCAGTCCTGA
- a CDS encoding alpha/beta hydrolase yields the protein MVEHADRWIALNGVKFHFLEWGTPHAPPLVLLHGFTGHAQSWPQFAEAVADRFRVLALDQRGHGDSDHAPDGDYRIATMAADLAAFADALCPGRFNLLGLSMGGRVAIRYTGANPGRVARLVLVDIGPEIAPEGLARIRTMAATVPEALDSEDAAYRLLRAAAPRYSESLLRHRVAHSFKRLPNGKLTWKYDRALREQAREGVRDIPDLWPDLARIACPTLIVRGAESDVLSPQIAKRMLETLPDGRLVEVPEAGHTVPGDQPEAFARIVAQFLST from the coding sequence ATGGTCGAGCACGCGGACCGCTGGATTGCGCTGAACGGGGTCAAGTTCCACTTCCTCGAGTGGGGAACGCCCCACGCCCCGCCGCTGGTCCTGCTCCACGGCTTCACGGGGCACGCCCAGAGCTGGCCCCAGTTCGCCGAAGCCGTGGCCGATCGCTTCAGAGTCCTCGCCCTCGACCAGCGGGGCCACGGCGACAGCGACCATGCTCCCGACGGCGACTACCGGATCGCCACGATGGCGGCCGACCTCGCGGCGTTCGCCGACGCGCTCTGCCCGGGCCGCTTCAACCTCCTCGGCCTCTCGATGGGCGGGCGCGTGGCCATCCGCTACACCGGCGCCAATCCCGGACGCGTGGCGCGGCTGGTCCTGGTGGACATCGGTCCCGAGATCGCCCCCGAGGGGCTCGCCCGGATCCGGACCATGGCGGCCACGGTCCCCGAGGCGCTCGACTCGGAGGACGCGGCCTACCGGCTCCTCCGCGCGGCGGCACCGCGCTATTCCGAGTCGCTCCTCCGCCACCGGGTGGCGCACAGCTTCAAGCGGCTCCCGAACGGCAAGCTCACCTGGAAGTACGACCGGGCCCTGCGCGAGCAGGCGCGCGAGGGAGTACGCGACATCCCTGACCTCTGGCCCGATCTCGCCCGAATCGCCTGCCCGACGCTGATCGTGCGGGGCGCCGAGTCCGACGTGCTCTCCCCCCAGATCGCCAAACGCATGCTGGAGACCCTCCCGGACGGCCGCCTGGTCGAGGTGCCCGAGGCCGGCCACACCGTGCCCGGTGACCAGCCCGAGGCCTTCGCCCGCATCGTGGCGCAGTTCCTGTCGACATGA
- a CDS encoding acetamidase/formamidase family protein, producing MATLRTKKRIVTGLAVLVLLLAAGFYAVAQQVEEAKRQRVVPAAGGKYHVLPATLETTQWGWLDPKEPPKLVVNSGDTVAVETMMHAHNKIQPGTTMDEIVALRKANPGGGPHSVTGPIYVNGAEPGDVLEIRILKITPKAFGINFNLPGKEFPTIGALAPEMPDGFVKFFYLDWEKRQAEFKPGIVIDLQPFPGTLAVGIDPNDPSPRKGGSKDPMAPVSTLRPWKNASNMDLNELQEGTTIFVPVLLKGGLVWTGDSHCRQGNGEVNLTALECAWREIVMQLIVRKDMKLEWPRMETKTHWIMMGFDEDLNKAMVNATREAVDFLSKQKMVPLDRYEAYSVASMVADCRVTQVVDIRKGVHCMVPKSIFAKK from the coding sequence ATGGCAACCCTCAGGACCAAGAAGCGTATCGTCACGGGTCTCGCGGTTCTCGTCCTCCTGCTCGCCGCAGGCTTCTACGCGGTGGCCCAGCAGGTGGAGGAGGCCAAGCGCCAGCGCGTCGTGCCCGCGGCGGGAGGGAAGTATCACGTGCTTCCCGCCACGCTTGAGACCACCCAGTGGGGCTGGCTCGATCCGAAAGAGCCTCCCAAGCTCGTCGTCAACTCGGGGGACACGGTCGCTGTCGAGACCATGATGCACGCCCACAACAAGATCCAACCCGGGACCACCATGGACGAGATCGTGGCCCTCCGGAAGGCGAACCCTGGCGGCGGCCCCCATTCCGTGACCGGCCCCATCTACGTCAACGGCGCCGAGCCGGGGGACGTGCTGGAGATCCGAATCCTCAAGATCACGCCCAAGGCCTTCGGGATCAACTTCAACCTGCCGGGCAAGGAGTTCCCCACGATCGGCGCCCTGGCGCCCGAGATGCCGGACGGGTTCGTGAAGTTCTTCTACCTGGACTGGGAGAAGCGGCAGGCGGAGTTCAAGCCGGGGATCGTGATCGACCTCCAGCCGTTCCCGGGCACGCTCGCCGTCGGGATCGATCCCAACGATCCCTCCCCGCGAAAAGGAGGCTCGAAGGATCCGATGGCGCCGGTCTCGACGCTCCGGCCGTGGAAGAACGCTTCTAACATGGACCTCAACGAGCTGCAGGAAGGGACCACGATCTTCGTCCCGGTCTTGCTGAAGGGCGGCCTCGTCTGGACCGGTGATTCCCACTGCCGCCAGGGCAACGGCGAGGTGAACCTGACGGCCCTCGAGTGCGCCTGGCGCGAGATCGTGATGCAGCTCATCGTCCGGAAGGACATGAAGCTCGAGTGGCCCCGGATGGAGACCAAGACCCACTGGATCATGATGGGGTTCGACGAGGACCTCAACAAGGCCATGGTCAACGCGACGCGCGAGGCCGTGGACTTCCTGTCCAAGCAGAAGATGGTCCCCCTGGACCGCTACGAGGCGTACTCCGTCGCCTCGATGGTGGCTGACTGCCGGGTCACCCAGGTGGTGGACATCCGCAAGGGCGTCCACTGCATGGTCCCCAAGTCGATCTTCGCCAAGAAGTAA
- a CDS encoding zinc ABC transporter substrate-binding protein, with protein sequence MSLRKVADPVGARFASVVVLVLLAAPPAWGGGPIPVVTASTDLKALVEVVGGDQVQVESLAPPLHDPHAVEVKAGQLARLKAAALLVRIGLDHEPWLTRVLRSINDPRLVRGSPHYLDASKGIQLLQAETPRVRPERGVHLHGFGNTHYWLDPENARAITGAILEALSALAPTEGPRFEANRAEFLKRLDAGLERWARAMAPYRGTRVVVVHETWPYFAWRFGLVVVAAVEPTPGMPPSPSYLAALTQKMREAGVKLLIAEPSSNVSVVSQVAARSGARAVTLIPSVGGDPAARDYLSLFDVNVQRLTEAIGSTR encoded by the coding sequence GTGTCATTACGTAAGGTTGCCGACCCGGTCGGCGCGCGTTTCGCCAGCGTCGTTGTCCTCGTTCTCCTGGCCGCCCCTCCCGCGTGGGGCGGCGGCCCCATTCCTGTGGTCACGGCCTCGACGGACCTGAAGGCGCTGGTGGAGGTCGTCGGGGGGGACCAGGTCCAGGTCGAGAGCCTGGCCCCGCCCCTCCACGACCCTCACGCGGTCGAGGTGAAGGCGGGTCAGCTCGCCCGGCTCAAGGCCGCGGCCCTCCTGGTCAGGATCGGCCTCGATCACGAGCCGTGGCTGACCCGCGTCCTTCGCTCGATCAACGACCCGCGGCTCGTGCGCGGCAGCCCCCACTATCTCGATGCCTCCAAAGGCATCCAGCTCCTTCAGGCCGAGACGCCGAGGGTCAGGCCCGAGCGGGGGGTCCACCTTCACGGCTTCGGCAACACCCACTACTGGCTCGATCCTGAAAACGCGCGTGCCATCACCGGGGCTATCCTGGAGGCGCTCAGCGCCCTCGCGCCGACCGAGGGTCCGAGGTTCGAGGCCAATCGAGCGGAGTTCCTCAAGCGGCTGGACGCGGGGCTCGAGCGCTGGGCGAGGGCGATGGCGCCGTACCGCGGCACGCGGGTCGTCGTGGTGCACGAGACCTGGCCGTACTTTGCTTGGCGGTTCGGCCTCGTCGTGGTCGCGGCGGTGGAGCCGACTCCCGGGATGCCGCCGTCGCCGTCCTACCTCGCCGCGCTGACCCAGAAAATGCGCGAAGCCGGCGTCAAGCTCCTGATCGCCGAGCCCTCCTCCAACGTCTCGGTGGTCAGCCAGGTGGCGGCGCGGAGCGGGGCGCGGGCCGTGACGTTGATCCCTTCCGTGGGCGGAGACCCCGCGGCGCGCGACTATCTCAGCCTCTTCGACGTCAACGTCCAGCGCCTGACCGAGGCCATCGGGAGCACGCGATGA